The Pseudomonadota bacterium sequence CTTGAAGGAAAGCCGGCGTTAAAGGATTTCAATATGCTGCCGGCATCATTCCGGCGGCCAGATTATCTTCGCACGGTGATCAAGGTTTTACTAGTCCTGAATGCAGTTGCGGTTTTGGCGTGGGGAGGAGTGAAGGAATACCGCCTGCTTTCGGCGATTAAACAGACTGACCAGGCAATTGTTCAAATCGCCCCGAAAGTCCGAGAAGCGAATGCTCTCCGTGCGCGACTGGAGAAGTTGCAGAAATCAGAGGAAATGATCAAGGATTTTAAAAATCCCGATTTGATTGGTTTTATTGAAAAGCTTACCAAAGAGTTGCCGCTCAACTCCTATCTGGATATGATCAGGATGGATAAGGACCAGCCGGTGATTCGGGTTATGGGGTATACGGAGAATGTCGGAGATCTGACCGTCAAGTTGCAGAACCTGGGAGATACCCAGCTTAAATCAACCAGCCGGCGGCAGAACAAGACCTATTTTCATGTGGAGACCAAACTGTAATGTTCAGGATTCAACAGTTATTGAGCCGGTTTAAGTCTCGACATGTGCTTATTGCCATTGCCCTGGTTCTTCTGGGAATGAACCTTGCCCGGATGGCTGCGGGGCATTACGCCGAGAAAAGGGAGTATCTTGAAAACAGGCTTGCGCAACAGGAGAAATTTCTTTTATCCACCAGAAATTTGGACGCAATGCGTAAAAATGTTGCGGCCCTTGAAGAGAGGAAACAGAAAGTCGAAGAATACCTGTTCAGCGGCGGCACCGAAGAGGAGATCGCCTCGGCCATGCAGATTGTGATTCAGGAAAAGCTCGTTAATGCAGGGCTGCAGACGGAATCTCTGCGGCCGATCACGCAGACAGGCGCGAAAGGGAAAGGCGGTGAAGAAAAAAGTGAATATGGTGAGATTCTTATCAAGGCGCGCCTTGCCGGGACCTTGAGCGCTTTTAACGAGTTTATTGCAGAACTCTATAAATCCAAGCAGCTTTTTAAGATCGACAGCTTTTCCCTCAAGGCCCATAAGCAGGGCGAGACCCTGAAGATATTTATTGAGATAAAGGGATTTTATAAAACTGGAGAAGTTTCATAAGACGGAAAAACTTTTTATCTTGGATCCAGGCGAATGTTTTTACGGGTAGGTGGATGCAAGGATAGATGAACAGGAACAGTGAGCGCATTTCCCGTAGCTCGGATACCTTGTTTTCCGGCTGCGTGGCGATTCAACTAAAATTATGCAAAAAATCATCATCGTCATAGCATTGTTTCTGTCGCTGCTGTTTGTATTGCGTGCAGGCAAAACGGCTTTTCAGGAAGATTTTTTATCTTCTGAGCAACCTGTTTCCGAAGAGGCGGACACCTCCGCCCCGGAAATAGCGAAATTGGTCTTTTATCCCCCGGTGTCCGGCACCCGCTCTGATTTAGACGTCGGATATCTGTTTAATCAGGCACGATCCCTTGTTGACGAGATCACAGAGGAGGAGGGGGCTGAGGATGTCCTTGAATCCCGGACAGGGGGCGGAGTTGATGTTGACGTGAATGATGTAACTTATATAGGCTCGATCATTACCGACACGACGACCAGGGCACTGATTTCCTACCAGGCCGGCAGGGGCGGTGCATCGCGAAAGACCTCCGGGCGGGCGAGCCGGGCCGCGACCGGTCGTAATCAGTATACTCAGTTAAACGTCGGAGAGGTATTCAGCGGCTATAAGGTGTCGCGGGTTACGCCGAACAAGATTGTATTTGAGAAAGGCGAGGAAGTAGTTGAAAAGTTTCTGTATGACCCCAAAAAAAAGAGGGACCAGCCAAAGGATTCCGGTTTGCAGAAACCAACCGACCAACAGCGGATTTCCCCGCCGGGGCAAGGTGATTCCTCGGTCACCGTAGTTGGTGGTGGCGTCGAGCCGGCGATGCCCGGTGGCAGTGCCCAGAGGAATTCTCCGGTGGATTCCGGCGTTCAGCCGCCGTCGGTGAGACGACCGCCAGCCACTTCAGCCAGGACCGGAACCCGGGCGACGATTATACCTCCGGGCACGAGGCGGTAACTATGATGCTTTTACTCAACAGTACGGGAAAAATGTTTTCACGAACTTGAAAAGAGATTAGATACTCAACTGTTATTTTTTAGCTTTATCGAAGAGGGAGATGTGCATGCGATTCGCTATGATTTATAAATGGCTGCTTTTAGCAATTATTATTCCCCAGTTTATGTTTCTGGGTGGTTGCGGATTACAAAAAGACAAGTTGGCCAAGACCTGGGTTGACCTTGAAGAGATCAATAAGGAAATCGTCAAGTCCAAAGAGCAAATCGCCCTGGTTGACAGCGCTGATGTTGAAGGTGAAGACAGGGATGATGAGGCTGATGAACCAAAAATCAAGGATCTGACCTCGCTTGCAGGAGGTGGAAACCCTTATCTGGAAAATCTTTCCGGGCCCGAGGAGCTTGACCCGGAGAAAACCATGCAGGGAGAAGGGGTTCTTCTCAACTTTGATAATGCAGATATTTATGAAGTGGTCCAGGTTGTCGCTGAAATTCTCGACCTCAACTATATGGTAGACCCGCAGGTCAAGGGAGTTGTCAACATTCGCTCCGGGAAAAAAATTCCCCGGGACCAGCTCTTTAAGGTTTTCAAGAAACTCCTGAACATTAACGGCCTCGACATCCGCCAGGAAGGTTTTTATGACATGATTTACGTGTCCAAAAAACCGATTTCCGATAAAATTTATGATGCCGGCCGGATTGACGAGTTGCGCGATACTGCCAATATCATCATGCAGATTGTGCCGATCATGCATCTTGCTTCATCAGAAGCGATCAAGCTGATAAAGCCTTATCTCTCCGAGCAGGGAACCTCATACGACATGGTGGATCTTAACACCATCATCATTAATGATTATGAAAGTAAAATAGTTGACGCCCTTTCAGTCCTGGCGCAGCTTGATGTCTCACCCCTTTCAGCTCTTAAGGTCAGATTGGTAAAAGTGGGGAAAGCGCCTTTATTCGATGTACGGGATGAACTTTTAGAAATCCTTTCTTCGCTGAAGATAAACAAGAAGGGTTACGACGGGGTTACGGTTCTTACCTTGGAGAGAGTCAATTCGCTCCTCATGGTGAGCAATAATGAATTCCTGCTGGATACGGCGGAGAAATGGGTTGATCATCTGGACAAGGTTCCTGCCCAGGGGCGGGACAATATTTATATTTATAATGTCAGGAATTCCGTTGCTTCAGAACTTGCAAATTTGGTAAATGCCCTGATTGAAGGAAAGAACCTTACCCCGTCGGGATCGACTCCAACGGAGACTTCAACCAGTAGCAGCAAGTCCAAAACAGCCAAGCCCGTCACCTCAACCAGAACAGCCGCCAAAAGTAAAACCGCATCCAAGTCAAAACAGTCGGCCCTGCGTTTTGCCGGTGAGCCGACCTTGATTGCCGACGACAGCCGGAACGTCATTTTGATCCGGGCCCATTCGGCTGATTACAACCGGCTGGTCAAGCTCCTCGAACGCCTGGATAATCTGCCGAGACAGGTTCTCATCGAGGTACTGGTTGCCGAAGTAACCCTTTCTGAAGGGTGGGAACTTGGTATTGAATGGTCAATGAGGGAAAACGCCAGAATGAATATCGGTAACAGTCGCTATACCAATAACTATATCAGCAATATGAGTCAGGTGGCAAGTGTCGATGGCAGTGGCAATCCCCCTACAGACTTGGGGTCGGCTGCTGTCGGATTTACTTACAGCTTGTTGAACAGTGCAGGGGATGCCATTGGAATTCTCAATACTATTGCAGATAACAATGAAGTTTCTATTCTTTCATCACCCCAGGTGCTTGTTTTAAACAATGAGACCGCCACCGTCAATGTAGGCCGGCAGGTACCGATTGTCACTTCTGAGACGATTAATGACAGTGGCAATGACACAAGAACCATACAGTATAAAGATACCGGTATTATTATGACGGTGACTCCGCGGATCAACTATAAC is a genomic window containing:
- the gspD gene encoding type II secretion system secretin GspD yields the protein MRFAMIYKWLLLAIIIPQFMFLGGCGLQKDKLAKTWVDLEEINKEIVKSKEQIALVDSADVEGEDRDDEADEPKIKDLTSLAGGGNPYLENLSGPEELDPEKTMQGEGVLLNFDNADIYEVVQVVAEILDLNYMVDPQVKGVVNIRSGKKIPRDQLFKVFKKLLNINGLDIRQEGFYDMIYVSKKPISDKIYDAGRIDELRDTANIIMQIVPIMHLASSEAIKLIKPYLSEQGTSYDMVDLNTIIINDYESKIVDALSVLAQLDVSPLSALKVRLVKVGKAPLFDVRDELLEILSSLKINKKGYDGVTVLTLERVNSLLMVSNNEFLLDTAEKWVDHLDKVPAQGRDNIYIYNVRNSVASELANLVNALIEGKNLTPSGSTPTETSTSSSKSKTAKPVTSTRTAAKSKTASKSKQSALRFAGEPTLIADDSRNVILIRAHSADYNRLVKLLERLDNLPRQVLIEVLVAEVTLSEGWELGIEWSMRENARMNIGNSRYTNNYISNMSQVASVDGSGNPPTDLGSAAVGFTYSLLNSAGDAIGILNTIADNNEVSILSSPQVLVLNNETATVNVGRQVPIVTSETINDSGNDTRTIQYKDTGIIMTVTPRINYNGIIILEIEQEVSDATQNTTGGLDTPEISKRNIKTKLAVKDTQTILMGGLIEKKQSFVENGVPLLMDIPILGWLFKYQSEEVRKTELMIMITPYVIESDDVLDQYIKSFKEKTKNLKDDLRVDN